GCCTTGGAAAGAGAGTCGAATCTTGGATCAACGTCTGCAATTCTTATCGAGTTATCAAAAAGAGGAGATGTCAGTAGCGGACCTTTGCCGTGAGTATGGAATCTCCCGTCCAACGGGCTACCGCTGGATCAATCGCTATAACGAGACAGGACCGGAAGGACTGGTAGATCGCAGCCGCCGCCCGCATAGTTGCTCCCACGCGACGCTAGAGCCAATCGAGAACGCGATCTTTGCGCTTCGGGCCAAGCATCCGTCCTGGGGCGCGCGAAAGCTCAAGGCGAGGCTGGAGATGCTACAGCCAGACGTGGTGTGGCCTGCGGCCAGTACGTTCGGCAACATCCTGAGCCGAGCGGGCTTGACCAGTCCGCAGAAGAAGAGAAAACGTACCACGCCATGCTCAGAGCCTTTCTCTCTGGTGACGGGTCCGAATCAACTGTGGTGCATGGATTTCAAAGGCTACTTCACCACCGGCGACGGCAAGCGCTGTGATCCGTTCACGATCACTGACGCGCATAGTCGCTTTTTGATTCGTTGCCAGATCGTCTCGCGTATGGACCTCAGCCAGGTTCGAGCGATCTGCGAAGCAGCCATGCGAGAGTACGGGGTCCCAGCACGGATCAGAACCGACAACGGCGCACCGTTTGCGGGCACGGGGCTTCTGGGGCTGTCGAAGCTCTTGCTCGGCTGGATGAAGCTCGGGATCGTGCATGAGCGCAATCAAGCAGGCCGACCGCAACAAAACAGTCGCCATGAGCGGATGCATCGCACGCTGAAGGAGGACACGACGAAACCGCCTGCGGCATCCCTTCGCGCACAGCAGAGTCGCTTCGATAACTTTCGCTACGTGTTCAACAACGAGCGCCCGCATGAGGGCCTGCACAACCAAGTTCCCGCAAGTCTCTACATCCCTAGCTCGATCCGACTGGAGATTGGAGAACTCAATGTGGAAGAGCTTCGTTTTAGAACTGCGCGAAGAGTGGTCTGAGCCTGTCGATGAGTGCATTGGCCTGAACGCGCCAACTGAGCGTTCGCTGCCCGAAGTGCGTAACAGAAGCAAGTTTCCGTTAGACATCCCATATATTGAGTAAGAAGAGCCGACTGCCCGAGTCCGAGACTGCCGTTAGTACGTGCGAGCTATGCGCCCACTTTGATGACGATCTTGCCAAAGGTACCCCGCCCAAGGTGTTCATATCTTCGCGGGCCTGCTCAAACGCGTAAACCCTTGTCAATAACTGGATGAATCTCATGCTTGTTAAGAGAGTCGTTCATACGTTCGCGAGAGATTGGACGGCCAGCCCCACTCCAATGTATTATTCCGTCGATCGTGCGAGTTGAGGCAGTCGCGCGGCATAACCTCAAGCCAAACGTGAACGCCGACGAAAGTTCTCCTTTGACGCTGGCGAGTGTGCATCCGGGCCGGGCAATTCCAAAGTCCCTTAACCGGCGGACTCCCTGCGCCGCCCCACACCTAGGAGGATTCATGAACCACGCGACTAGCTACCCCGATGCCCGCATCGTAGTCTCGACCGACACAAAAGGTCAGGGGCTCGAGGCTGGTGTCAAAGACTTGAACCCGATTCTTCAGGAGATTCTTGCGTCTGCGAAATCGGAGCACAAAAGACCAAAAATGGATTCCACGAAGTTCGGCCGCCTGACCTTCTCCCAGCACGCTTGAAGCGGTCTGCCCTTTCATCGAGTCGCATGCTCGCGATTGATTCACGGGATCCGGCCGCTATCTAGGTCTTGCTCGACCAAGCAAGTCGTTTGGGAAGGTCGGTGAGGAGCGTCCGTTCGCCGATTTCGGGCGTAGGGATGGAGCGTAATCGAATAACGGAGTTCCCTTGCAGAACATCGAATTCAAATCCATCCCGGAACTCGGCGAATACTATTTCGGCACTACCTTTGTGATGAAGGTGGCAGGGCGCTGCAATCTGAACTGCAGTTACTGCTACATGTATAACAAGGGCGATACAACCTACACATCCCGCCCGCGCTTGATGTCGCGGGAAATCGCAGAGGCGTCCCTGACGCGCATCGGTGCGTATGCACGCCGGCATGAACTTAGCCGTGTCGTGCTCGGAATTCACGGGGGCGAACCATTGCTCGCAGGGCGGGAGTGGATGGGTTGGTTTCTGGAACTCGCCAAGCGCACAGCTGAATCCGCCTGTGTTCCGTTCCTCATCGCACTGCAAACCAATGGTGTGCTGCTCGATGAGCGATGGATGGAGCTGCTGGCCGGTTACGACGTTCTGCTTGGCATCAGTGCCGACGGGCCACCTGAGATTCACGACTTGGTGCGCATTGATCACGCCGGGCGCGG
This DNA window, taken from Edaphobacter lichenicola, encodes the following:
- a CDS encoding IS481 family transposase, with translation MPWKESRILDQRLQFLSSYQKEEMSVADLCREYGISRPTGYRWINRYNETGPEGLVDRSRRPHSCSHATLEPIENAIFALRAKHPSWGARKLKARLEMLQPDVVWPAASTFGNILSRAGLTSPQKKRKRTTPCSEPFSLVTGPNQLWCMDFKGYFTTGDGKRCDPFTITDAHSRFLIRCQIVSRMDLSQVRAICEAAMREYGVPARIRTDNGAPFAGTGLLGLSKLLLGWMKLGIVHERNQAGRPQQNSRHERMHRTLKEDTTKPPAASLRAQQSRFDNFRYVFNNERPHEGLHNQVPASLYIPSSIRLEIGELNVEELRFRTARRVV